Proteins encoded within one genomic window of Thermococcus sp. 21S7:
- a CDS encoding thiamine ABC transporter substrate-binding protein — protein sequence MRKITTLMFILLLLGAIGASKPVKAQEELTVYSYNSIEWWMKEIVPIFEEKYGVKVNLVLIGDAGEVLNRLILEKDNPQADVVVGIDNSYLAKAIDAGVLEPYKPANADVIPGWIVEKFDPSYHLTPYDYGFIAINYRKDMVQNPPTSLEDLTKPEWKGKLIIEDPRTSSPGMAFLLWTIAVYGDDWLHYWEKLKKNDVQIVEGWSAAWNSFTKGEYPLVLSYATSPAATVYYDNNTNVGAVAFKEGNYLQIEGAGIVKGAKNKELAEKFIEFLISEEAQEKLPLNQWMYPVNKNVGTPEVFKYAVKIDKPVTVDSKEVGNNYELWLKQWTGLMVEGKSPDEILGKTTTSTPSENGKTCGPGVVAALALIPLIFRRKGK from the coding sequence ATGAGGAAAATTACCACGCTGATGTTCATCCTTCTGCTCCTCGGTGCCATCGGGGCTTCAAAACCCGTCAAGGCCCAGGAGGAACTGACGGTTTACTCCTACAACAGCATAGAGTGGTGGATGAAGGAGATAGTTCCGATTTTTGAGGAGAAATACGGTGTCAAGGTGAACCTCGTCCTCATCGGTGACGCCGGCGAGGTTCTCAACAGGCTCATCCTTGAGAAGGACAACCCCCAGGCTGACGTCGTCGTGGGCATAGACAACAGCTACCTGGCGAAGGCCATAGACGCGGGTGTACTGGAGCCGTACAAGCCGGCCAACGCCGACGTGATTCCGGGCTGGATTGTTGAGAAGTTCGACCCGAGTTACCACCTCACGCCCTACGACTACGGCTTCATAGCAATCAACTACCGCAAGGACATGGTTCAGAACCCGCCGACCAGCCTCGAAGACCTCACCAAGCCGGAGTGGAAGGGCAAGCTGATAATCGAAGACCCGCGCACCAGTTCACCGGGAATGGCCTTCCTCCTCTGGACGATAGCCGTTTACGGCGACGACTGGCTCCATTACTGGGAGAAGCTGAAAAAGAACGACGTCCAGATAGTCGAAGGCTGGAGCGCGGCCTGGAACTCCTTCACTAAGGGTGAGTACCCGCTCGTCCTCAGCTACGCCACCTCGCCGGCCGCGACGGTTTACTACGACAACAACACCAACGTCGGCGCCGTAGCGTTCAAGGAGGGCAACTACCTCCAGATAGAGGGGGCGGGAATAGTCAAGGGCGCCAAAAACAAAGAGCTGGCCGAAAAGTTCATTGAGTTCCTCATCAGTGAAGAGGCCCAGGAGAAGCTCCCGCTCAACCAGTGGATGTACCCGGTAAACAAGAACGTCGGGACCCCCGAGGTTTTCAAGTACGCGGTGAAGATAGACAAACCGGTGACCGTTGACTCCAAGGAGGTCGGGAACAACTACGAGCTATGGCTCAAGCAGTGGACAGGGCTCATGGTCGAGGGCAAGAGCCCGGACGAGATACTGGGCAAAACCACCACATCCACTCCCAGCGAAAACGGCAAAACGTGCGGCCCGGGCGTTGTGGCTGCTCTGGCTTTGATACCTCTCATCT
- a CDS encoding TIGR00288 family NYN domain-containing protein codes for MPGGNWEKIISITKDGMRSIGTMRRKISRGKRIALLIDGPNILRKEFGVKLEDIVEALEGLGDLRVSKVILNQYAPQGLIEAVSNQGFEAIVVSGETGVKLAVEAMREIYNPNIDVIALATRNAEFLPVILKAKERGKETIVIGIEPGFSAALKHAADYTIILEGGEEK; via the coding sequence ATGCCGGGCGGCAACTGGGAGAAGATAATTTCGATAACAAAGGATGGAATGAGGAGCATAGGAACGATGAGACGAAAGATAAGCAGGGGTAAGAGGATAGCACTTCTCATTGACGGTCCCAACATCCTAAGGAAAGAGTTCGGCGTCAAGCTTGAGGATATAGTCGAAGCCCTGGAGGGGCTGGGCGACCTCAGGGTCTCAAAGGTGATACTGAACCAGTACGCCCCCCAGGGGCTCATAGAGGCCGTGTCGAACCAGGGCTTTGAGGCCATCGTCGTCTCGGGTGAGACCGGTGTGAAGCTCGCCGTCGAGGCGATGAGGGAGATATACAACCCGAACATCGACGTGATTGCACTGGCCACCAGAAACGCGGAGTTCCTGCCCGTAATCCTCAAGGCCAAGGAGCGGGGCAAGGAAACCATCGTCATCGGAATCGAGCCGGGCTTCTCTGCGGCGCTGAAGCATGCCGCCGACTACACCATAATCCTCGAAGGCGGTGAGGAGAAATGA
- a CDS encoding calcium/sodium antiporter → MIVEIILFALGLILLIKGSDYFVEAASRVAKGFGVSEFIIALVLASIATTLPEVTVSAISSYQGKPDIALGNAIGSALANIALILGVSALLRPLKVEKTAWKNALFMIGVTAYAGLLMYDGTISRIDGASLILIYFGFLYYLYRKHMTLEELPESGRGNPRRDALIMFGSGMLVVIGAKLVVDSAVTIARAFGVPEVVIGLTMVSIGTSLPEFTNSLMATIKRLPNISVGNIIGANILDVLMVIGIAALINPIRVDATIYTFTLPLTLLVMGVLTAVLRLTGRIDRLTGGVLLAIYSYFIYVYLTGGVHLPGG, encoded by the coding sequence GTGATAGTTGAAATCATCCTCTTCGCGCTCGGCCTCATCCTGCTCATCAAGGGGAGCGACTATTTCGTTGAAGCAGCCTCGCGCGTTGCAAAGGGATTCGGCGTCAGCGAGTTCATCATAGCGCTCGTTCTGGCGAGCATAGCCACCACACTGCCGGAGGTCACGGTCTCGGCCATCTCATCCTACCAGGGGAAGCCCGACATAGCCCTCGGCAACGCGATTGGAAGCGCCCTCGCGAACATAGCCCTCATTCTCGGCGTTTCCGCCCTGCTTCGCCCTCTGAAGGTCGAGAAAACCGCCTGGAAGAACGCCCTCTTCATGATAGGCGTTACGGCCTACGCCGGCCTGCTCATGTACGACGGCACGATAAGCCGGATCGACGGCGCGAGCCTGATACTCATTTACTTCGGCTTCCTCTACTACCTCTACCGGAAGCACATGACCCTGGAAGAGCTTCCCGAAAGTGGGCGCGGGAACCCTAGGAGGGACGCCCTCATAATGTTCGGGAGCGGCATGCTCGTCGTGATCGGCGCCAAACTCGTGGTTGACAGCGCCGTAACTATAGCCCGGGCATTCGGAGTGCCGGAGGTCGTCATAGGCCTCACGATGGTCTCGATTGGAACTTCCCTGCCCGAGTTCACCAACTCCCTCATGGCGACCATCAAGAGGCTCCCGAACATCAGCGTGGGCAACATAATCGGCGCGAACATCCTCGACGTTCTCATGGTCATCGGCATAGCGGCCCTCATAAACCCGATTAGGGTGGACGCGACGATATACACCTTCACCCTGCCCCTGACGCTCCTCGTCATGGGCGTACTGACGGCCGTTCTCCGCCTCACCGGCAGGATAGACAGACTCACCGGCGGGGTGCTGCTGGCAATCTATTCGTACTTCATCTACGTTTACCTCACCGGCGGCGTTCACCTGCCGGGCGGCTGA
- a CDS encoding tRNA(Met) cytidine acetyltransferase TmcA, which produces MTVKVRFDKEVREYAKGEKVKDSVLKLTETALAQALEKFHRRMIIIEGDTVRKAELAGILAGASARVLGDVLDELKEKRLRDESEDGIEVLYATDALGEETFGRKRYEAFRKHFDVLAGSTAEVKAVTFKHTRDILGRTFDILVLDMSYDYSPNDLGRIIETVRGGGLIFILAHPFEKWKKMWTGFHKSLVTPPYTIDDVKKRFNRRLIRKFTEHDGIYIITENGKLKKKPKRNKSQAKIKSRKGVQIPKETLFPRELYEMALTEGQVEVLRAFEGLVEEEGMLVLTADRGRGKSVSVGIAAIGLALALGKRTRVVVTAPEPENVQALFRFAKRALERLGFKPHVVEERGLIKELYARKIGLRYYPPAEGYKKTADLYILDEAAGIHVPILHKYLSKPRVVYSSTVHGYEGAGRGFSVKFLKKAREKREFRELHMEEPIRYAENDPIEKWLFDVLLLDAEPVELTEEDCELIKNKEVYFEEPDLDDWFEKDREDLRNFVGIYILAHYRNRPSDVALLADAPHHRARVLRLKNGKIVTAIQIAEEGNIPKKVIEKMAKGYKPRGNIIPDMMVKHHMAKEFAKLKGYRIVRIATHPDAMDMGLGSKALELLEKEARERGLDWIGSGFGASEELVRFWVRNGFAVVHLSPARNPVSGEFTAIVLKPISERAKKLIRRANDEFRIRLTEWLSDTHREIEPEIVRWLFETPFGEAVDYPIHLTEVQRKRLDAFTGKVLTYDTVVDAVKPIVKLYFLDGWMKPYLDERQIKLLIYRVLQAHSWEETARLIDRTETFTMIEVRDIIRGLWYYYKRVIS; this is translated from the coding sequence ATGACCGTCAAGGTCCGCTTTGACAAGGAAGTGAGAGAGTACGCGAAAGGCGAGAAAGTTAAGGACTCGGTTCTCAAGCTCACCGAAACCGCTCTGGCTCAGGCGCTTGAGAAGTTCCACAGGAGAATGATAATCATAGAGGGGGACACGGTAAGAAAGGCAGAGCTGGCCGGAATACTGGCGGGGGCATCGGCCCGGGTTCTCGGGGATGTCCTCGATGAGCTTAAGGAAAAGCGCCTTCGCGATGAGAGCGAGGATGGGATAGAGGTTCTTTACGCTACGGACGCACTCGGCGAGGAAACCTTCGGGAGGAAGCGCTACGAGGCCTTCAGAAAGCACTTCGACGTTCTGGCCGGCTCGACCGCCGAAGTTAAGGCCGTAACGTTTAAACACACCCGCGACATCCTGGGCAGAACCTTCGACATCCTCGTTCTGGACATGAGCTACGACTACTCGCCGAACGACCTCGGAAGGATAATCGAGACCGTCCGCGGCGGCGGGCTCATCTTCATACTCGCCCACCCCTTCGAGAAGTGGAAGAAGATGTGGACTGGCTTCCACAAGAGCCTAGTCACGCCGCCCTACACCATAGACGACGTCAAGAAGCGATTCAACAGGAGGCTGATCAGGAAGTTCACGGAGCACGACGGCATCTACATCATCACCGAGAACGGCAAGCTCAAGAAGAAACCGAAGAGGAACAAGAGCCAGGCGAAGATTAAATCAAGGAAAGGCGTCCAGATTCCTAAAGAGACCCTCTTCCCGCGCGAGCTGTACGAGATGGCGCTCACCGAGGGGCAGGTCGAAGTCCTCAGGGCATTCGAGGGGCTGGTTGAGGAGGAGGGTATGCTCGTCCTCACCGCGGACAGGGGACGCGGAAAGAGCGTCTCCGTTGGAATAGCCGCGATAGGTCTCGCCCTAGCCCTCGGTAAGCGCACGCGCGTAGTCGTGACGGCCCCCGAGCCGGAGAACGTTCAGGCACTTTTCCGCTTCGCCAAGCGGGCACTGGAAAGGCTCGGCTTCAAGCCCCACGTTGTCGAAGAGCGCGGTTTGATAAAGGAACTCTACGCGAGGAAGATTGGTCTGAGGTATTACCCGCCGGCCGAGGGTTACAAGAAGACGGCCGACCTGTACATCCTCGACGAAGCGGCCGGAATCCACGTCCCCATACTCCACAAGTACCTCAGCAAGCCCCGCGTCGTTTACTCCTCCACGGTACACGGCTACGAGGGCGCCGGAAGGGGCTTCTCCGTCAAGTTCCTGAAGAAGGCGAGGGAGAAAAGGGAGTTTAGAGAGCTTCACATGGAGGAGCCCATCCGCTACGCGGAGAACGACCCCATCGAGAAGTGGCTCTTCGACGTTCTGCTCCTCGATGCCGAGCCGGTTGAGCTCACGGAGGAGGACTGCGAACTTATAAAGAACAAGGAGGTCTACTTCGAGGAGCCCGACCTCGACGACTGGTTTGAGAAGGACAGGGAGGACCTGCGGAACTTCGTCGGCATCTACATCCTCGCCCACTACCGCAACAGGCCGAGCGATGTTGCCCTGCTCGCGGATGCCCCTCACCACAGGGCGAGGGTGTTGAGGCTCAAGAACGGCAAGATAGTGACGGCAATCCAGATAGCGGAGGAGGGCAACATTCCAAAGAAGGTCATCGAGAAGATGGCGAAGGGCTACAAGCCGCGCGGCAACATAATCCCCGACATGATGGTCAAGCACCACATGGCGAAGGAGTTCGCGAAGCTGAAGGGCTACCGCATAGTGAGGATAGCGACGCACCCAGATGCGATGGACATGGGGCTTGGAAGCAAGGCGCTGGAACTCCTCGAAAAGGAAGCGAGGGAGCGGGGATTGGACTGGATTGGCTCGGGCTTCGGTGCCAGCGAGGAACTCGTCCGCTTCTGGGTCAGGAACGGCTTCGCAGTGGTTCACCTCAGCCCCGCCAGAAACCCTGTGAGCGGTGAGTTTACCGCCATAGTCCTCAAGCCGATAAGCGAAAGGGCGAAGAAGCTCATCCGCAGGGCCAACGACGAGTTCAGGATAAGGCTCACGGAATGGCTGAGTGATACCCACCGCGAGATTGAGCCTGAGATAGTCAGGTGGCTCTTTGAAACACCCTTCGGCGAAGCTGTGGATTACCCGATTCACCTCACGGAGGTTCAGAGAAAACGCCTCGATGCCTTCACGGGCAAGGTTCTGACCTACGACACCGTGGTTGACGCCGTTAAGCCCATCGTGAAGCTCTACTTCCTCGACGGCTGGATGAAGCCATACCTCGACGAGAGGCAGATAAAGCTGCTCATCTACCGCGTCCTGCAGGCACACAGCTGGGAGGAAACAGCAAGACTTATTGACAGAACCGAAACCTTCACCATGATAGAGGTGCGCGATATCATAAGGGGACTCTGGTACTACTACAAGAGGGTCATTTCATGA
- a CDS encoding TIGR00288 family NYN domain-containing protein, translated as MKERFFRVLRRGEKEVKEVSEEAPKPKKKRSIGLIIDGPNILRKEFGIKLEDIIDALERIGKLRVAKVVLNQYAPQGLIEAVVNQGLEPIIVAGDTDVRIAIEAMELIYNSDVEVIALATRDADFLPIVNEAKRRGKETIVIGVEPGFSVALQNAADYVIKMEGKGTDVHEAK; from the coding sequence ATGAAGGAGCGCTTTTTCAGGGTTCTGAGGCGCGGGGAGAAGGAGGTCAAGGAGGTCAGCGAGGAGGCGCCCAAGCCGAAGAAGAAGAGGAGCATAGGCCTTATCATCGACGGTCCCAACATCCTGAGGAAAGAGTTCGGGATAAAGCTGGAGGACATCATAGACGCCCTCGAACGGATTGGAAAGCTCCGCGTTGCCAAGGTAGTTCTCAACCAGTACGCCCCCCAGGGGCTCATAGAGGCCGTCGTGAACCAGGGACTCGAACCGATAATAGTGGCCGGCGACACCGACGTGAGGATAGCCATCGAGGCAATGGAGCTCATCTACAACTCCGACGTCGAGGTGATAGCCCTGGCCACCAGGGACGCAGACTTCCTCCCTATAGTCAACGAGGCGAAGCGCAGGGGGAAGGAGACGATAGTCATCGGCGTCGAGCCCGGCTTCTCGGTCGCACTCCAGAACGCAGCAGACTACGTCATCAAGATGGAGGGCAAAGGTACTGACGTTCACGAGGCCAAATAG